A genomic region of Desulfosarcina ovata subsp. ovata contains the following coding sequences:
- a CDS encoding DUF1566 domain-containing protein: MSAPLIEEFLTGANEDIRDLANNEAVLVGFLTLLAELDGLPDLETRFYETSRSLYQVTATGHSMDSLNSCLSAFFGKPQKSAGKRLPVGLRFDPVVKHLGGIRKDQALFLKKLKHGSFYGALWPWQQEREKIEIHLGFHSSGMDAGDYARMGSMVQKFIGQRKIETVAGVGGEIHGISLPSFLQMSEMEEATYTLKVVSGDRVGYLYLDGGSLIAAQYESLSGSDAAYRIISWEKASIQIEAVDPGRVREIHEPLMHVMMESLKLKDETGEDLPSQTPAPPSSPQKRRPTGPPSPASEVSRKEQTPPKKATAATPKKLPDQEPPAVGGDPVLAQEPIAPFEKPADRSAAKQGRMRRTTKILLFILVLTIVAAAVVGGGTIFHQTQKNQRYEQLMADLAVSKELDAQIVLLMQYIKAYPKDGHRTELETRLEVASVEMEKRDYDKTVLSVSQLPIDEKYEKKALSLYTAFLAKYPQSPYVRQINASITGIRQLLGTAYYEDLKRNSPADLMERYVAYQEYLDQFPNSAERQSVEQMITELSDAYAGAIEGQMAACETKGKWDNCIAECDRFLSVLADKPAAETVRRLRTVMLDKQELANIVNMAQQVAGDWTKARKAYTDYLERRPGTTQRAALEKRIAAFDDELARQRQWEKMAAYAGDPTRDIFKRVQRLERYIADHGKGPYAAPAINLRERLQADLENAIHEQQMAKKRQQALARQQAEKARQQKALQRIQHLQEQVARQLRPVAGRFHDNGDGTATDQVTGLTWSLLDSTMVLGTCIDYRTAQKYVSQLKTGGHSGWRLPTAGELAAIYKNAPFFPQTETEWYWTSESFARGYHRVVDVVTTTRETVFQRVSKPEDRCGAVRAVRR; this comes from the coding sequence ATGAGCGCACCGTTGATCGAAGAATTCTTGACCGGTGCCAACGAGGACATTCGCGATCTTGCCAACAATGAGGCGGTTTTGGTCGGTTTCCTTACGCTCCTGGCGGAACTGGATGGCTTGCCGGATTTGGAAACCCGGTTTTACGAGACGTCGCGGAGCCTCTACCAGGTTACCGCAACGGGCCATTCCATGGATTCGTTGAACTCCTGTCTCTCTGCATTTTTCGGCAAACCGCAAAAATCTGCCGGGAAAAGACTCCCCGTGGGCCTGCGATTCGATCCGGTGGTGAAACACCTGGGCGGGATCCGCAAGGATCAGGCGTTGTTTCTGAAAAAACTGAAACACGGATCATTTTACGGTGCCTTGTGGCCCTGGCAACAGGAGCGGGAAAAAATCGAGATTCACCTGGGCTTCCATTCGTCCGGCATGGATGCTGGGGACTATGCCCGAATGGGCAGCATGGTTCAGAAATTCATAGGTCAACGAAAGATTGAAACCGTTGCCGGTGTGGGCGGCGAGATCCACGGCATCAGTTTGCCGTCATTTCTGCAGATGTCGGAAATGGAGGAGGCCACCTACACCCTGAAAGTGGTCAGCGGTGATCGGGTTGGCTATCTTTATCTCGATGGCGGCAGCCTCATTGCCGCACAGTACGAATCGCTCTCCGGCAGTGATGCGGCCTATCGCATCATCAGTTGGGAAAAGGCATCCATTCAGATTGAAGCGGTTGATCCCGGGCGGGTCAGAGAGATTCATGAACCGCTGATGCACGTGATGATGGAGAGCCTCAAACTCAAGGATGAAACCGGTGAGGATTTGCCTTCCCAGACACCTGCGCCGCCGTCATCCCCCCAAAAAAGGAGACCCACAGGCCCTCCATCACCGGCATCCGAGGTCTCCCGGAAAGAACAGACGCCCCCAAAAAAGGCGACGGCGGCGACTCCGAAAAAATTGCCTGACCAGGAACCGCCTGCCGTCGGTGGTGATCCGGTTCTGGCGCAAGAACCGATCGCCCCATTCGAGAAGCCTGCCGATCGTTCTGCGGCAAAGCAGGGCCGCATGCGGCGGACGACCAAAATACTTTTATTTATTTTGGTGCTTACCATTGTGGCGGCAGCCGTGGTCGGCGGTGGAACGATATTCCATCAGACCCAGAAGAATCAACGCTATGAGCAGTTGATGGCCGATCTGGCGGTTTCCAAGGAACTTGACGCCCAGATCGTTCTTCTGATGCAGTATATCAAGGCCTATCCCAAGGATGGGCACCGGACGGAGCTGGAGACCCGCCTGGAGGTGGCCAGTGTGGAGATGGAGAAACGGGATTACGACAAAACCGTTCTATCGGTCAGTCAGCTTCCCATTGATGAAAAATATGAGAAAAAGGCGCTTTCCCTGTATACTGCCTTTCTGGCGAAATATCCCCAGAGTCCCTATGTCCGCCAGATCAATGCGTCCATCACCGGGATCCGCCAGCTGCTGGGAACGGCCTACTATGAAGACCTGAAGCGAAATTCTCCCGCCGACTTGATGGAGCGGTACGTCGCCTATCAGGAATATCTCGATCAGTTTCCCAACAGCGCCGAGCGCCAGTCCGTCGAGCAGATGATCACGGAACTGTCCGACGCATACGCGGGTGCCATTGAAGGACAAATGGCTGCCTGTGAAACCAAGGGCAAATGGGACAATTGCATTGCCGAGTGCGATCGATTCTTGTCCGTCCTTGCGGACAAGCCGGCGGCGGAAACGGTCCGCCGGTTGCGAACAGTAATGCTAGATAAGCAGGAGCTGGCCAATATCGTCAACATGGCGCAACAGGTTGCCGGTGACTGGACCAAGGCGCGCAAGGCATATACCGATTATCTGGAAAGAAGGCCGGGCACGACACAGAGAGCGGCCCTTGAAAAGCGTATTGCGGCGTTTGATGACGAACTCGCCCGCCAGCGGCAGTGGGAGAAAATGGCCGCCTATGCAGGCGACCCCACCCGGGATATCTTCAAGCGCGTCCAACGCCTGGAGCGGTATATCGCAGACCATGGAAAAGGACCTTACGCGGCACCGGCCATAAACTTGAGAGAGCGCCTGCAAGCGGACCTTGAGAACGCCATTCACGAGCAGCAGATGGCCAAAAAACGTCAGCAGGCCCTTGCCCGACAGCAGGCCGAAAAAGCGCGTCAGCAAAAAGCCCTGCAGCGCATTCAACACCTGCAGGAACAGGTCGCCCGGCAACTGCGGCCGGTGGCCGGCCGTTTTCATGACAACGGCGACGGTACGGCGACCGATCAAGTGACCGGATTGACCTGGTCCCTGCTGGACTCAACCATGGTTCTGGGAACGTGCATCGATTACCGAACGGCCCAGAAATACGTCAGCCAGCTGAAAACCGGCGGCCATTCGGGCTGGCGACTTCCCACCGCCGGCGAACTGGCCGCCATCTATAAGAATGCCCCTTTCTTTCCACAAACCGAGACCGAGTGGTACTGGACCTCGGAATCCTTTGCCCGAGGGTATCACCGGGTGGTAGATGTGGTCACCACGACCCGGGAAACCGTTTTTCAGCGCGTCTCGAAACCCGAAGACCGTTGCGGCGCGGTTCGTGCGGTCCGCCGCTAA
- a CDS encoding cytochrome c3 family protein, with product MRSVSYVGVVLLIGIVACASLGIAVAGEEEMCVPLGMIELQPPDSVEARRVEVAFPHGSHMGLACKNCHHTWEGAAPVTGCMTSGCHDLESLPRKADSHTVDKAQAFRYYKNAYHGQCIGCHKTMKIEIQEMANTLASIDGKLPTTGPTGCIECHPKE from the coding sequence ATGCGTAGCGTATCGTATGTGGGGGTGGTGTTGCTCATCGGTATTGTTGCCTGTGCCTCGTTAGGGATCGCCGTTGCCGGAGAAGAGGAGATGTGTGTTCCCTTGGGGATGATTGAGCTTCAGCCACCGGATTCAGTGGAGGCCAGGCGGGTCGAAGTGGCGTTTCCGCATGGAAGCCATATGGGGCTTGCTTGTAAAAATTGCCATCATACCTGGGAAGGGGCTGCGCCGGTTACCGGTTGCATGACCAGTGGGTGCCATGATCTGGAATCGTTACCCAGGAAAGCCGATTCCCATACCGTAGACAAGGCGCAGGCCTTCCGGTACTATAAGAATGCCTACCATGGTCAATGCATCGGATGCCATAAAACCATGAAGATTGAAATTCAGGAGATGGCCAATACGCTTGCTTCCATCGATGGGAAGCTGCCCACGACCGGTCCCACCGGTTGTATCGAGTGCCATCCCAAAGAGTAA
- a CDS encoding TetR/AcrR family transcriptional regulator, protein MGIQERKERERERRRQQIIVAAKRVFSEKGFNKATMEDIAKEAELSPGTLYLYFKNKEELYASLSLRILQYLHIRVSHVNKEAGLAPDQKLKALMDAMYDVYDFDPLIIINMFHLQSSETLKNLSDTLLDEIKNLSQKSIGAISKIFEEGIDQGIYIDRHPVALADIFWAMFSGVVLWEASKKIITADKDYLKSTLATAFELFERGIRKDA, encoded by the coding sequence ATGGGTATTCAAGAACGCAAGGAAAGAGAAAGAGAACGACGACGCCAGCAAATTATTGTTGCGGCAAAACGGGTGTTTTCCGAAAAAGGGTTCAACAAAGCCACCATGGAGGACATCGCCAAAGAGGCAGAGCTGAGTCCGGGCACCCTCTACCTCTATTTCAAGAACAAGGAAGAACTCTACGCCTCCTTATCGCTGCGAATCCTCCAGTACCTGCATATTCGGGTCTCCCATGTCAACAAGGAGGCCGGCCTTGCTCCGGATCAGAAACTCAAAGCACTCATGGACGCCATGTACGACGTTTATGACTTTGACCCGCTTATCATCATCAACATGTTCCATCTCCAATCCAGCGAGACCCTCAAAAACCTTTCCGACACCCTGCTGGACGAAATCAAGAATCTGTCACAAAAATCCATTGGTGCCATTTCCAAAATTTTTGAGGAGGGAATCGACCAGGGGATTTATATCGATCGTCATCCCGTCGCCCTGGCCGACATCTTCTGGGCCATGTTTTCCGGCGTCGTCTTGTGGGAAGCCAGCAAGAAGATCATCACTGCGGACAAGGACTATCTGAAGTCCACCCTGGCCACGGCGTTCGAGTTGTTCGAACGCGGAATTCGCAAAGACGCCTGA